DNA sequence from the Brachybacterium sp. P6-10-X1 genome:
CTTCGTGGTGATGCCGGGCGGCTTCGGAACCTTCGACGAGCTGTTCGAGGCGCTGTGCCTGATGCAGACGCACAAGATCGACCTGTTCCCCGTGGTGCTGGTCGGGCGCGCCTACTGGCAGGGCCTGCTCGACTGGCTGGGCGGCGCCGTCCTCGAGGGCGGGACGATCAACGCCGTCGACGTCGACCTGCTGCGGGTCGTCGACACCGCCGAGGAGGCGCTCGGCGTGCTCCGCGAGGCTGCGCACCGATGACCGCCGTCAGCCCCATCGTGCTGCTCCTGCTGCTGGTCGCAGCCGTCGTCGCGGTGCTCATGGTGGTGCTCGCCCAGGGTCGGATCGGCGACGGGATCGAGGCCCCGCAGCGCCCCCGGAGACGCCGACGTACGAACCGCTCGCGGAACCTGAGATAATAGCCACCGTACGCGCGCTGTCCGAGGCCCCGTCCGGGGGAGCACCTCGCAGGCAGCGACACCATCAAGGAGGCACGCCATGGCTGCTATGAAGCCGCGCACCGGGGACGGTCCGCTCGAGGTCGTGGAGGAGGGGCGAAGCATCATCATGCGCGTCCCGCTCGAGGGGGGCGGCCGTCTGGTCGTCGAGATCGCCGCGTCGGAGGCCGTGGAGCTTCATGACGCGCTGAAGGGCGTGATCCCGTCCTGATCCGTTGAACGGCACCCGTGGGACAGCCCCGCACCGCGTCGGTGCGGGGCTGTTCTGCGTCGACCGCGCCGTCAGCGCCGGGCGGGCCGCAGCACCGCGGCGAGCACCCCGTCGCCGCTGCCGGTGAGCGCCGGGACCAGGTCCTCCGTCGCGGTGACCGCCCGCAGCACCTCCCGCACCGCACGGGTCCGCTCATCGCGTGCCGTGGGGTCGGCGACCCGGTCGTGGTACAGGGCGTGGGGGACCACCAGCACCCCACCGGGGCGCAGCAGGCGCCGGGCGTGCTCGAGCAGGTCCAGGGCGTGCGGGGCCTGGGCCGGGAAGCTCACCAGGTCGTACGCGTGATCGGTGAGCCGGCCGATGACGTCGCGCGGGCTGCCGGCGATGGTCCGCACCCGGGGGGACCGGATCTGGGCCTCGGCGAAGGACACCCGGGCGGCGCGCTGGTTCTCGACCTCCGGGTCGATGGTGGTCAGCACCCCGTCGGGGTGCATGCCCGCAAGCAGGTAGAGGGAACCGACGCCGCTGCCGGTGCCGATCTCGACGGCCGAGCGGGCCTGCACCGCCGCGGCGAGCACCCGCATCAGCGCCCCGGCCCCGGGCAGGACCGGGGTCGCGCCCAGCTCGCCGCCCCGCTCCCGGGCGCGGGCGAGGACGCCGTCGTCGGAGAAGA
Encoded proteins:
- a CDS encoding DUF3117 domain-containing protein; this encodes MAAMKPRTGDGPLEVVEEGRSIIMRVPLEGGGRLVVEIAASEAVELHDALKGVIPS
- a CDS encoding O-methyltransferase yields the protein MSSGKVASWAHGEEFLDEALLFSDDGVLARARERGGELGATPVLPGAGALMRVLAAAVQARSAVEIGTGSGVGSLYLLAGMHPDGVLTTIDPEVENQRAARVSFAEAQIRSPRVRTIAGSPRDVIGRLTDHAYDLVSFPAQAPHALDLLEHARRLLRPGGVLVVPHALYHDRVADPTARDERTRAVREVLRAVTATEDLVPALTGSGDGVLAAVLRPARR